The DNA window TGATTGGTGATTATGACGCTTTTCTCGTTGATAGTAACCACTTCTTGAGATTCCAACATAATCACACATACCATTGATGGAAGGGTGGGATTCCAAAGCGTGCTGAACGTCCATTTCTTGGTATACCTTTTCGGTAGTTACTTGCTCAGAATCCCGATTGATTTTTTTAATACTTCGATCGCTCCTTCAGCGTCACGAAGTTGGCGCTTTAGTCGTGCAATCTCCTTGTCCTTATCGCTGGCAAAATTACCAGAGCCACGGCCAAACTCCCCAGTCTCAGTAAACAGCTTAATCCATTTATGTAATGTACTAGCCCCAATACCTAGATTCTTACTTATTTCATTCATGGTCATGTGATCCTTGTTATCTAAGTAATACTGAACGGCCTGTTCCTTAAATTCCTTGTCATAACTGTGCTTCGTCATTATTTGATCCTCCAATTTACTTCCTTAATTATACTAAATCAGAGTCTCTATTTAACTTGTATACTTTTTATTCTAGGCCCAGTGCAACAAAATGAACCCTTTTATGGAATGTCGCAGCGTCACCATTAAAGCCTATTGAATTTCCTGCTCATTTCAAATGCTTACCTTAATCTCTGAGCCCATACTATAAAATAAAACTATAGTTAATTTTAGAAATAAGCCCCGTTGAATAATTAATCACGAAGAACACCACTAATGCAATCGCAATAAAAACATATTTACTGAGTCCTTTATTTATTTTCAACCTTTGAAGAATATTAAGAAGCACAATGGGTTCAACTGTAGCAAAGAAGGTGGACATACGGCCTGCTAGCGTGTAATATTGACTGAACAAAATTAATAAAATGGTTGAAATCATGTATGTTATCAGCACAACGTTATATTTTTCATTAAGTATATTCTTTTCATTTTCATAGAGTAAAAGAGCAACTATGCTTATCACTACTTGAAGCCAA is part of the Limosilactobacillus reuteri genome and encodes:
- a CDS encoding transposase, producing MTKHSYDKEFKEQAVQYYLDNKDHMTMNEISKNLGIGASTLHKWIKLFTETGEFGRGSGNFASDKDKEIARLKRQLRDAEGAIEVLKKSIGILSK